The Salvia miltiorrhiza cultivar Shanhuang (shh) chromosome 1, IMPLAD_Smil_shh, whole genome shotgun sequence genome has a window encoding:
- the LOC131011450 gene encoding uncharacterized protein LOC131011450, with protein MSTNLTVQKRNQVAQFILEGSKDGKPSKGRYKEAQLKFNISRATVFRLWAAAKKQQKNGDVIHLVSGKTTRLHAKHIELDLTLLVNMKCTKRGSIRRLAQGLGASKSTVGRWVKTGKIRAHTSAIKPDLTATNKLLRLRFSLQSLELDRILNVIKFKDMHNTVHIDEKWFYITKGTHRYYLAPGEPEPYRSCKSKTFIGKIMFICAVTRPLIAENGEVLFDGKIGIFPFIERVPAKRNSRNRNAGTLETKPIESITREVYKAWLINEVLPRRAVQ; from the coding sequence ATGAGCACAAATCTAACAGTCCAGAAGAGGAATCAAGTTGCACAATTTATCCTTGAAGGCAGCAAGGATGGAAAGCCAAGTAAAGGCAGGTACAAGGAAGCACAATTGAAGTTCAACATCTCTCGAGCAACCGTTTTTCGACTATGGGCTGCtgcaaaaaaacaacaaaagaaTGGCGATGTAATACATCTTGTAAGTGGCAAAACAACTAGACTTCATGCGAAACACATTGAACTTGATCTTACCTTGCTTGTGAATATGAAATGCACTAAGAGGGGAAGCATTAGAAGGCTAGCACAAGGGTTAGGGGCTAGTAAAAGCACTGTCGGGAGATGGGTGAAAACTGGAAAAATCAGAGCACATACAAGTGCCATCAAACCCGATTTAACAGCCACAAATAAACTTTTGAGGTTGAGATTTTCACTCCAATCCTTAGAATTGGATAGAATACTCAACGTCATAAAGTTCAAGGATATGCATAACACCGTGCACattgatgagaaatggttttATATTACTAAGGGCACACATCGGTACTACTTGGCTCCGGGAGAGCCCGAGCCATATAGATCATGCAAAAGTAAGACATTCATTGGAAAGATCATGTTCATATGTGCTGTCACTAGACCATTGATTGCAGAAAATGGTGAAGTCCTGTTTGATGGAAAGATAGGGATCTTTCCATTCATAGAAAGGGTGCCAGCAAAGAGAAACAGTAGAAACAGAAATGCAGGCACGTTGGAGACGAAGCCAATAGAATCAATCACCCGGGAGGTGTATAAAGCTTGGCTAATCAATGAGGTACTGCCACGAAGAGCAGTTCAATGA